From one Eucalyptus grandis isolate ANBG69807.140 chromosome 9, ASM1654582v1, whole genome shotgun sequence genomic stretch:
- the LOC104419256 gene encoding phosphoglucan phosphatase LSF1, chloroplastic isoform X1: MASLHLAGCGALGRAPRAPFWGGEPRWRGGGGGGGGGAGGFARREKARGRAGIRRVLAMSTDPSSWKMNLNEYMVTLEKPLGIRFALSADGKIFVHALKRGGNAEKSRIIMVGDTLKKSSDPSGGKLVEIRDFGDTEMMMKEKMGSFSLVLERPFSPFPVQQLQHLSELDLLYNKGRIPVVTWNKALLASNLRASEGSGNCGFVLFSSKFFSLDGWRLLSNQNGQTIPQVLQKNSTTPIMSSVVCIFSEDDSGDGDWAHGSFPIEEYIKALDRSEGELYYNHSLGMRYSKITEQVYVGSCIQTDADVDTLSSVVGVTAILNFQGGVESQNWGIDPNAINESCQQRGVLMINYPIRDSDSFDMRKKLPFCVGLLLRLLKKNHRVYITCTTGLDRSPACVIAYLHWITDTSLHAAYNFVTGLHPCSPDRPAIAWATWDLIAMVERGRHDGPATHAVTFVWNGHEGEDVNLVGDFTGNWKEPVKATHKGGSRYEAEMRLPQGKYYYKYIINGQWRHSTNSPAERDDSGNVNNVIMIGDTASIRPSVQQQKKDANIVKVIERPLTESERFMLAKAARCFAFSVCPIRLAPK; the protein is encoded by the exons ATGGCTTCTCTGCACCTCGCCGGTTGCGGAGCCCTCGGCCGGGCCCCCCGCGCCCCGTTCTGGGGCGGAGAGCCGCGgtggcggggcggcggcggcggcggcggcggcggcgctggGGGATTCGCCCGTCGGGAGAAGGCCAGGGGCCGCGCAGGAATCCGCAGGGTCCTCGCGATGTCGACCGATCCTTCTTCGTGGAAGATGAATCTCAACGAGTACATGGTCACGCTGGAGAAGCCGCTCGGCATCCGGTTCGCGCTCTCCGCCGACGGTAAAATCTTCGTCCACGCTCTCAAGCGAGGG GGGAATGCGGAGAAGTCTAGGATTATAATGGTAGGCGACACTTTGAAAAAGTCGAGCGATCCGTCTGGCGGCAAGCTTGTTGAGATTAGGGACTTTGGCGATACAGA GATgatgatgaaagagaaaatGGGTTCTTTTAGCCTGGTTCTGGAACGACCATTCTCTCCATTTCCTGTTCAACAACTACAGCATTTGAGTGAGCTGGATCTACTATACAATAAAGGTCGCATTCCTGTTGTTACTTGGAATAAGGCTCTACTGGCATCAAATTTGAGAGCTTCCGAGGGAAGTGGAAATTGTGGATTTGTGTTGTTTTCTTCAAAGTTTTTTTCCTTGGATGGATGGAGGTTGTTGAGCAATCAAAATGGACAAACCATTCCCCAAGTTCTGCAGAAAAACAGTACCACTCCAATCATGAGTTCAGTTGTTTGTATTTTCTCCGAAGATGATTCTGGAGATGGAGACTGGGCTCATGGAAGCTTCCCTATTGAAGAGTACATTAAGGCACTTGATCGATCTGAAGGCGAGCTTTATTATAACCATTCCCTCGGTATGCGCTACAGTAAG ATTACGGAGCAAGTATATGTTGGATCATGCATACAGACAGATGCTGATGTGGATACTCTCTCAAGCGTTGTG GGTGTCACTGCTATATTGAATTTTCAAGGAGGAGTTGAATCACAAAATTGGGGAATTGATCCAAATGCAATTAATGAGTCATGCCAACAACGTGGTGTTCTTATGATAAATTATCCCATAAG GGACTCAGATTCCTTTGATATGAGGAAGAAACTGCCTTTCTGTGTGGGGCTCCTGTTACGTTTGTTGAAGAAGAACCATCGTGTTTACATCACCTGTACTACTGGTCTTGATCGGTCACCTGCATGTGTGATAGCATATCTCCACTGGATTACTGATACTTCCCTCCATGCAGCTTACAATTTTGTAACTGGGCTACACCCTTGCAGTCCGGACAG ACCTGCGATTGCTTGGGCAACATGGGATCTCATAGCTATGGTGGAGAGGGGTAGACATGATGGACCAGCAACCCATGCTGTGACTTTTGTCTGGAATGGACATGAG GGAGAGGACGTAAACTTGGTGGGTGATTTTACTGGCAATTGGAAGGAACCAGTAAAGGCGACCCACAAAGGTGGATCTAGATATGAAGCTGAAATGAGACTTCCACAGGGGAA ATACTACTACAAGTATATCATTAATGGACAATGGCGTCATTCTACAAATTCACCAGCTGAGAGAGATGACAGTGGTAATGTTAATAATGTGATCATGATTGGTGATACAGCCAGTATAAGGCCTTCAGTTCAACAACAAAAGAAG GATGCCAACATTGTGAAAGTAATCGAGAGGCCATTGACGGAGAGTGAACGGTTCATGCTGGCCAAAGCAGCTCGTTGTTTTGCTTTCTCCGTCTGCCCTATAAGATTGGCTCCCAAGTGA
- the LOC104419256 gene encoding phosphoglucan phosphatase LSF1, chloroplastic isoform X2: MVGDTLKKSSDPSGGKLVEIRDFGDTEMMMKEKMGSFSLVLERPFSPFPVQQLQHLSELDLLYNKGRIPVVTWNKALLASNLRASEGSGNCGFVLFSSKFFSLDGWRLLSNQNGQTIPQVLQKNSTTPIMSSVVCIFSEDDSGDGDWAHGSFPIEEYIKALDRSEGELYYNHSLGMRYSKITEQVYVGSCIQTDADVDTLSSVVGVTAILNFQGGVESQNWGIDPNAINESCQQRGVLMINYPIRDSDSFDMRKKLPFCVGLLLRLLKKNHRVYITCTTGLDRSPACVIAYLHWITDTSLHAAYNFVTGLHPCSPDRPAIAWATWDLIAMVERGRHDGPATHAVTFVWNGHEGEDVNLVGDFTGNWKEPVKATHKGGSRYEAEMRLPQGKYYYKYIINGQWRHSTNSPAERDDSGNVNNVIMIGDTASIRPSVQQQKKDANIVKVIERPLTESERFMLAKAARCFAFSVCPIRLAPK, encoded by the exons ATGGTAGGCGACACTTTGAAAAAGTCGAGCGATCCGTCTGGCGGCAAGCTTGTTGAGATTAGGGACTTTGGCGATACAGA GATgatgatgaaagagaaaatGGGTTCTTTTAGCCTGGTTCTGGAACGACCATTCTCTCCATTTCCTGTTCAACAACTACAGCATTTGAGTGAGCTGGATCTACTATACAATAAAGGTCGCATTCCTGTTGTTACTTGGAATAAGGCTCTACTGGCATCAAATTTGAGAGCTTCCGAGGGAAGTGGAAATTGTGGATTTGTGTTGTTTTCTTCAAAGTTTTTTTCCTTGGATGGATGGAGGTTGTTGAGCAATCAAAATGGACAAACCATTCCCCAAGTTCTGCAGAAAAACAGTACCACTCCAATCATGAGTTCAGTTGTTTGTATTTTCTCCGAAGATGATTCTGGAGATGGAGACTGGGCTCATGGAAGCTTCCCTATTGAAGAGTACATTAAGGCACTTGATCGATCTGAAGGCGAGCTTTATTATAACCATTCCCTCGGTATGCGCTACAGTAAG ATTACGGAGCAAGTATATGTTGGATCATGCATACAGACAGATGCTGATGTGGATACTCTCTCAAGCGTTGTG GGTGTCACTGCTATATTGAATTTTCAAGGAGGAGTTGAATCACAAAATTGGGGAATTGATCCAAATGCAATTAATGAGTCATGCCAACAACGTGGTGTTCTTATGATAAATTATCCCATAAG GGACTCAGATTCCTTTGATATGAGGAAGAAACTGCCTTTCTGTGTGGGGCTCCTGTTACGTTTGTTGAAGAAGAACCATCGTGTTTACATCACCTGTACTACTGGTCTTGATCGGTCACCTGCATGTGTGATAGCATATCTCCACTGGATTACTGATACTTCCCTCCATGCAGCTTACAATTTTGTAACTGGGCTACACCCTTGCAGTCCGGACAG ACCTGCGATTGCTTGGGCAACATGGGATCTCATAGCTATGGTGGAGAGGGGTAGACATGATGGACCAGCAACCCATGCTGTGACTTTTGTCTGGAATGGACATGAG GGAGAGGACGTAAACTTGGTGGGTGATTTTACTGGCAATTGGAAGGAACCAGTAAAGGCGACCCACAAAGGTGGATCTAGATATGAAGCTGAAATGAGACTTCCACAGGGGAA ATACTACTACAAGTATATCATTAATGGACAATGGCGTCATTCTACAAATTCACCAGCTGAGAGAGATGACAGTGGTAATGTTAATAATGTGATCATGATTGGTGATACAGCCAGTATAAGGCCTTCAGTTCAACAACAAAAGAAG GATGCCAACATTGTGAAAGTAATCGAGAGGCCATTGACGGAGAGTGAACGGTTCATGCTGGCCAAAGCAGCTCGTTGTTTTGCTTTCTCCGTCTGCCCTATAAGATTGGCTCCCAAGTGA
- the LOC104419257 gene encoding LOW QUALITY PROTEIN: carbonic anhydrase 2 (The sequence of the model RefSeq protein was modified relative to this genomic sequence to represent the inferred CDS: inserted 1 base in 1 codon), whose protein sequence is MSTSPVSSWCATSFSPAHSSLKRAAGLRPSLSARLGPSSSSSSVSPPTLIRNEPVFAAPAPVINPTWTEEMGKDYDEAIEALKKLLSEKGDLKATAAAKVEQITAELQTASPDIKPSSSVDRIKTGFTFFKKEKYDKNPALYGELAKGQSPKFMVFACSDSRVCPSHVLDFQPGEAFVVRNVANMVPPYDQTKYAGTGSAIEYAVLHLKVQEIVVIGHSACGGIKGLMTFKYDGPNSTDFIEDWVKICLPAKAKVNSQFNGXSLPDLCGHCEKEAVNVSLGNLLTYPFVRDGLVNKTLSLKGGYYDFVNGAFELWGLDFGLSPPLSMKDVATILHWKL, encoded by the exons ATGTCGACGTCTCCGGTTAGCAGCTGGTGCGCCACCTCCTTCTCCCCTGCCCATTCCTCGCTCAAGAGAGCCGCCGGCCTACGGCCCTCTCTCTCCGCCCGCCTCggcccttcctcctcctcctcctccgtctctCCTCCGACCCTCATCCGTAACGAGCCCGTTTTCGCCGCCCCCGCCCCTGTCATCAACCCCACTTGG ACAGAAGAGATGGGCAAGGACTATGACGAGGCCATTGAGGCTCTCAAGAAACTCCTCAG TGAGAAGGGGGACCTGAAAGCCACAGCAGCCGCAAAAGTGGAGCAAATAACTGCGGAGTTGCAAACTGCTTCCCCAGACATCAAGCCATCCAGCTCCGTTGACAGAATCAAAACTGGCTTCACCTTCTTCAAGAAGGAGAAATACGA CAAGAACCCTGCTTTATATGGTGAACTGGCCAAAGGACAGAGTCCAAAG TTCATGGTGTTTGCTTGCTCGGACTCGAGAGTGTGCCCATCTCATGTGCTGGATTTCCAACCAGGAGAGGCTTTTGTGGTCCGCAACGTCGCCAACATGGTCCCTCCATATGATCAG ACCAAGTATGCTGGAACTGGATCTGCCATCGAGTATGCTGTTTTGCACCTCAAG GTCCAAGAGATTGTGGTCATTGGGCACAGCGCCTGCGGCGGAATCAAGGGACTGATGACTTTCAAATATGATGGACCCAACTCCAC TGATTTCATAGAAGATTGGGTCAAGATCTGTCTGCCTGCCAAAGCCAAAGTCAACTCGCAATTCAACG GCTCCCTCCCTGACCTATGCGGACACTGTGAGAAG GAAGCAGTGAATGTATCACTTGGGAACTTGCTGACTTACCCATTTGTGAGAGATGGGCTGGTGAACAAGACACTATCACTGAAGGGAGGCTACTATGACTTTGTTAATGGGGCATTTGAGCTCTGGGGGCTTGACTTTGGCCTCTCTCCACCACTCTCA ATGAAAGATGTCGCCACGATACTGCATTGGAAGCTTTAG
- the LOC104419258 gene encoding transcription factor MYB23, with protein sequence MTKTEGGGGSQLKRGLWTVEEDKILMDYVTEHGRGQWNSIARRTGLRRCGKSCRLRWMNYLSPDIKRDHFTEEEEDLIVRLHNLLGNRWSLIAKRVPGRTDNQVKNYWNTYLSKKLGIKKQICQVERTKSRILHISESSTHKDSISSCAGNSRSSEMNVDKSPESQEMLDLPELTSREEYSTPSFWDFESDLEMNLSMMEFLDGHSLPSY encoded by the exons atgaCAAAGacagagggaggaggagggagccAACTCAAGAGAGGCTTGTGGACTGTGGAGGAGGACAAGATCCTGATGGACTATGTAACAGAACATGGAAGAGGACAGTGGAATTCCATAGCTAGGAGGACAG GCTTGAGAAGATGTGGCAAGAGTTGCAGGTTGAGGTGGATGAATTACCTGAGCCCAGACATCAAACGAGATCACTttactgaggaagaagaagacctcaTTGTTAGACTCCATAATTTGTTGGGCAACAG GTGGTCTTTGATTGCGAAACGGGTGCCTGGTCGAACGGATAATCAAGTGAAGAACTACTGGAACACTTATTTGAGCAAAAAGCTGGGCATCAAAAAGCAAATTTGTCAAGTCGAGAGAACAAAATCTAGGATCTTGCATATTTCTGAGAGTTCAACACATAAGGATTCTATTTCATCTTGTGCTGGCAACAGCAGGTCTTCGGAAATGAATGTGGACAAGAGTCCGGAATCCCAAGAGATGTTGGACCTGCCGGAGTTGACAAGCAGAGAAGAGTATTCCACCCCCTCTTTCTGGGATTTTGAATCCGATTTAGAGATGAATCTTAGCATGATGGAGTTTCTGGATGGACATTCTCTCCCTTCCTATTAG
- the LOC120285881 gene encoding protease Do-like 1, chloroplastic, whose product MAAATALHSLLCTSLSNSSSAFPLSRSHLARPAKSVLSLHRTPAAAVLSILRPAPSRSRDSGSGRTALLLLARARDLPLASALDSVLLVCTSIALSVSLLVADVDPASAFVVTPQRKLQTDELATVRLFQENTPSVVYITNLAVKQDAFTLDVLEVPQGSGSGFVWDNEGHVVTNYHVIRGASDLKVTLADQSTYDARVVGFDQDKDVAVLRVDAPNDKLRPIPIGISADLLVGQKVYAIGNPFGLDHTLTTGVISGLRREISSAATGRPIQDVIQTDAAINPGNSGGPLLDSSGSLIGINTAIYSPSGASSGVGFSIPVDTVSGIVDQLVKFGKVTRPILGIKFAPDQSVEQLGVSGVLVLDAPANGPAGKAGLLPTKRDSYGRLILGDIITSVNGKKVVNGSDLYRILDQCKVGDTVTVEVLRGDHKEKIPVILEPKPDES is encoded by the exons ATGGCGGCGGCAACTGCTCTCCATTCGCTGCTCTGCACCTCGCTCTCCAACTCTTCCTCTgcctttcctctctctcgctcCCACCTCGCCAGGCCCGCCAAATCCGTCCTCTCCCTCCACCGgacccccgccgccgccgtcctctCCATCCTCCGCCCCGCTCCTTCTCGATCGCGGGACTCCGGTTCCGGCCGgaccgccctcctcctcctggCGAGGGCCAGGGACCTCcccctcgcctccgccctcGACTCCGTGCTCCTCGTCTGCACCTCCATCGCCCTCTCCGTCTCCCTTCTCGTCGCCGACGTCGACCCCGCCTCCGCCTTCGTCGTCACCCCCCAGCGGAAGCTCCAGACCGACGAGCTCGCCACCGTCCGCCTCTTCCAGGAGAACACCCCCTCCGTCGTCTACATCACCAACCTCGCCGTCAA GCAGGATGCCTTCACCTTGGACGTGTTGGAAGTGCCGCAAGGGTCGGGGTCTGGATTCGTTTGGGACAACGAGGGTCACGTCGTGACCAATTATCACGTCATTCGCGGCGCTTCTGATCTCAA GGTCACACTTGCGGACCAGTCCACGTATGATGCGAGAGTTGTTGGATTTGACCAGGACAAGGATGTTGCCGTGTTGCGGGTCGATGCGCCAAATGACAAGCTTAGACCAATCCCAATTGGTATCTCCGCAGACTTGCTTGTTGGTCAGAAAGTCTACGCAATTGGCAACCCT TTTGGACTTGACCATACCCTTACCACTGGTGTTATAAG TGGCCTTCGCAGAGAAATCAGTTCTGCTGCCACTGGGCGTCCAATACAAGATGTCATACAGACTGATGCAGCAATCAATCCTGGAAATAGTGGGGGGCCGCTACTAGACAGTTCAGGAAGTCTGATTGGAATTAACACGGCAATATACTCTCCCTCTGGTGCTTCCTCAGGCGTTGGATTTTCAATTCCTGTTGACACT GTAAGTGGAATTGTTGATCAGCTGGTAAAGTTTGGCAAAGTCACTAGACCAATCCTAGGTATTAAGTTTGCACCTGATCAATCTGTGGAGCAGTTAGGAGTAAGTGGAGTTCTTGTGCTAGATGCCCCTGCTAATGGACCAGCTGGCAAAGCG GGCCTACTACCGACCAAACGTGATTCATATGGTAGGCTTATTTTGGGTGACATCATAACATCAGTCAATGGAAAAAAAGTCGTTAACGGCAGTGATTTGTACAGAATTCTTGATCAGTGTAAAGTGGGTGATACG GTGACTGTGGAAGTTTTGCGTGGTGATCACAAAGAGAAGATACCTGTTATCCTTGAACCGAAACCAGATGAGTCATGA
- the LOC104419259 gene encoding uncharacterized protein LOC104419259 isoform X3 has translation MLESSYNLLFGKLVLKCLFEDYFEDARHFSTRVMLKPIDDPHVDLVATVSGPLDHKPDEQIVGNAIFRWQSDVDDPHTFMDLFVSNSDPILQVRSCAYHPRFGFGAFGIFPLLSAKSRESSEDYGVMGLRYGSGNLSLGATLMPFSMKDELPRTAWLVSKMGRLTAGLQYEPLYGKEDKAKYKNLQNWSCAIGYGGGSGSPLSPSFNFNLELAKSSQFIASFYQHVVVQRRVKNPLEENEVIGITNYIDFGFELQTRVDKTQTSKNYSESTFQVAASWQANKNFLLKGKIGPLSSSIALAFKSWWKPSFTFSISATRDRLTGSNSCGFGIRVEHLREASYQRADPNFVMLTPNKEHLAEGMAWKTGKRPMLQADVNAGNFSGLPKELRPFEKIL, from the exons ATGTTGGAGTCCTCGTACAATTTGTTATTCGGGAAGCTTGTGCTTAAATGTTTATTTGAGGACTATTTTGAGGATGCAAGGCATTTCAGCACAAGAGTTATGTTAAAGCCAATCGATGATCCTCATGTGGATTTGGTGGCAACT GTTTCTGGTCCATTAGATCATAAGCCAGACGAGCAAATTGTAGGAAATGCAATATTTCGATGGCAGAg CGATGTGGATGATCCTCATACCTTCATGGATCTTTTTGTATCAAACTCTGATCC GATCTTGCAGGTGAGATCATGTGCTTACCATCCTAGATTTGGGTTTGGAGCTTTCGGCATTTTCCCTTTGCTGTCGGCAAAGAG CAGAGAATCGTCAGAAGATTATGGTGTCATGGGCTTGAGATATGGCTCAGGAAATTTGTCCTTGGGCGCCACTTTGATGCCATTCTCTA TGAAGGATGAGTTGCCAAGGACTGCATGGCTGGTGAGCAAAATGGGAAGACTAACTGCTGGACTGCAGTACGAGCCACTAT ATGGGAAAGAAGACAAGGCAAAATATAAGAACTTGCAGAACTGGAGTTGTGCAATTGGCTATGGGGGAGGATCTGGCAGTCCCTTGAGCCCTTCGTTCAACTTTAATCTTGAACTTGCAAAGAGTTCCCAG TTCATTGCCTCATTTTACCAACATGTGGTGGTCCAAAGAAGG GTGAAGAACCCCCTTGAGGAAAATGAAGTCATCGGAATCACAAATTATATTGACTTTGGTTTTGAATTACAAACAAG GGTCGACAAAACCCAAACGTCAAAAAACTATTCAGAGTCCACATTTCAAGTTGCTGCGTCATGGCAGGCCAACAAGAACTTCCTGTTGAAG GGTAAGATTGGTCCTCTAAGTTCATCAATAGCATTAGCATTCAAGTCATGGTGGAAACCTTCCTTTACTTTCAGCATTTCAG CTACTCGAGATCGTTTGACTGGATCGAACTCCTGTGGGTTTGGCATTCGTGTTGAGCATCTAAGAGAAGCCAG CTACCAGAGAGCTGATCCAAATTTCGTGATGCTGACACCCAACAAGGAGCACCTAGCAGAGGGCATGGCGTGGAAGACTGGGAAAAGGCCGATGCTGCAGGCCGATGTCAACGCCGGAAACTTTTCCGGCTTACCAAAGGAGTTGAGACCCTTCGAGAAGATCTTATAG
- the LOC104419259 gene encoding uncharacterized protein LOC104419259 isoform X2, with the protein MGNWFFKEPPPPPPPVVLVPPLFDFPPLAARTRMLESSYNLLFGKLVLKCLFEDYFEDARHFSTRVMLKPIDDPHVDLVATVSGPLDHKPDEQIVGNAIFRWQSDVDDPHTFMDLFVSNSDPILQVRSCAYHPRFGFGAFGIFPLLSAKRESSEDYGVMGLRYGSGNLSLGATLMPFSMKDELPRTAWLVSKMGRLTAGLQYEPLYGKEDKAKYKNLQNWSCAIGYGGGSGSPLSPSFNFNLELAKSSQFIASFYQHVVVQRRVKNPLEENEVIGITNYIDFGFELQTRVDKTQTSKNYSESTFQVAASWQANKNFLLKGKIGPLSSSIALAFKSWWKPSFTFSISATRDRLTGSNSCGFGIRVEHLREASYQRADPNFVMLTPNKEHLAEGMAWKTGKRPMLQADVNAGNFSGLPKELRPFEKIL; encoded by the exons atggggaacTGGTTCTTCaaggagccgccgccgccgccgccgccggtggtGCTCGTGCCGCCGCTCTTCGACTTCCCTCCTCTCGCCGCCCGCACCAG AATGTTGGAGTCCTCGTACAATTTGTTATTCGGGAAGCTTGTGCTTAAATGTTTATTTGAGGACTATTTTGAGGATGCAAGGCATTTCAGCACAAGAGTTATGTTAAAGCCAATCGATGATCCTCATGTGGATTTGGTGGCAACT GTTTCTGGTCCATTAGATCATAAGCCAGACGAGCAAATTGTAGGAAATGCAATATTTCGATGGCAGAg CGATGTGGATGATCCTCATACCTTCATGGATCTTTTTGTATCAAACTCTGATCC GATCTTGCAGGTGAGATCATGTGCTTACCATCCTAGATTTGGGTTTGGAGCTTTCGGCATTTTCCCTTTGCTGTCGGCAAAGAG AGAATCGTCAGAAGATTATGGTGTCATGGGCTTGAGATATGGCTCAGGAAATTTGTCCTTGGGCGCCACTTTGATGCCATTCTCTA TGAAGGATGAGTTGCCAAGGACTGCATGGCTGGTGAGCAAAATGGGAAGACTAACTGCTGGACTGCAGTACGAGCCACTAT ATGGGAAAGAAGACAAGGCAAAATATAAGAACTTGCAGAACTGGAGTTGTGCAATTGGCTATGGGGGAGGATCTGGCAGTCCCTTGAGCCCTTCGTTCAACTTTAATCTTGAACTTGCAAAGAGTTCCCAG TTCATTGCCTCATTTTACCAACATGTGGTGGTCCAAAGAAGG GTGAAGAACCCCCTTGAGGAAAATGAAGTCATCGGAATCACAAATTATATTGACTTTGGTTTTGAATTACAAACAAG GGTCGACAAAACCCAAACGTCAAAAAACTATTCAGAGTCCACATTTCAAGTTGCTGCGTCATGGCAGGCCAACAAGAACTTCCTGTTGAAG GGTAAGATTGGTCCTCTAAGTTCATCAATAGCATTAGCATTCAAGTCATGGTGGAAACCTTCCTTTACTTTCAGCATTTCAG CTACTCGAGATCGTTTGACTGGATCGAACTCCTGTGGGTTTGGCATTCGTGTTGAGCATCTAAGAGAAGCCAG CTACCAGAGAGCTGATCCAAATTTCGTGATGCTGACACCCAACAAGGAGCACCTAGCAGAGGGCATGGCGTGGAAGACTGGGAAAAGGCCGATGCTGCAGGCCGATGTCAACGCCGGAAACTTTTCCGGCTTACCAAAGGAGTTGAGACCCTTCGAGAAGATCTTATAG
- the LOC104419259 gene encoding uncharacterized protein LOC104419259 isoform X1 produces the protein MGNWFFKEPPPPPPPVVLVPPLFDFPPLAARTRMLESSYNLLFGKLVLKCLFEDYFEDARHFSTRVMLKPIDDPHVDLVATVSGPLDHKPDEQIVGNAIFRWQSDVDDPHTFMDLFVSNSDPILQVRSCAYHPRFGFGAFGIFPLLSAKSRESSEDYGVMGLRYGSGNLSLGATLMPFSMKDELPRTAWLVSKMGRLTAGLQYEPLYGKEDKAKYKNLQNWSCAIGYGGGSGSPLSPSFNFNLELAKSSQFIASFYQHVVVQRRVKNPLEENEVIGITNYIDFGFELQTRVDKTQTSKNYSESTFQVAASWQANKNFLLKGKIGPLSSSIALAFKSWWKPSFTFSISATRDRLTGSNSCGFGIRVEHLREASYQRADPNFVMLTPNKEHLAEGMAWKTGKRPMLQADVNAGNFSGLPKELRPFEKIL, from the exons atggggaacTGGTTCTTCaaggagccgccgccgccgccgccgccggtggtGCTCGTGCCGCCGCTCTTCGACTTCCCTCCTCTCGCCGCCCGCACCAG AATGTTGGAGTCCTCGTACAATTTGTTATTCGGGAAGCTTGTGCTTAAATGTTTATTTGAGGACTATTTTGAGGATGCAAGGCATTTCAGCACAAGAGTTATGTTAAAGCCAATCGATGATCCTCATGTGGATTTGGTGGCAACT GTTTCTGGTCCATTAGATCATAAGCCAGACGAGCAAATTGTAGGAAATGCAATATTTCGATGGCAGAg CGATGTGGATGATCCTCATACCTTCATGGATCTTTTTGTATCAAACTCTGATCC GATCTTGCAGGTGAGATCATGTGCTTACCATCCTAGATTTGGGTTTGGAGCTTTCGGCATTTTCCCTTTGCTGTCGGCAAAGAG CAGAGAATCGTCAGAAGATTATGGTGTCATGGGCTTGAGATATGGCTCAGGAAATTTGTCCTTGGGCGCCACTTTGATGCCATTCTCTA TGAAGGATGAGTTGCCAAGGACTGCATGGCTGGTGAGCAAAATGGGAAGACTAACTGCTGGACTGCAGTACGAGCCACTAT ATGGGAAAGAAGACAAGGCAAAATATAAGAACTTGCAGAACTGGAGTTGTGCAATTGGCTATGGGGGAGGATCTGGCAGTCCCTTGAGCCCTTCGTTCAACTTTAATCTTGAACTTGCAAAGAGTTCCCAG TTCATTGCCTCATTTTACCAACATGTGGTGGTCCAAAGAAGG GTGAAGAACCCCCTTGAGGAAAATGAAGTCATCGGAATCACAAATTATATTGACTTTGGTTTTGAATTACAAACAAG GGTCGACAAAACCCAAACGTCAAAAAACTATTCAGAGTCCACATTTCAAGTTGCTGCGTCATGGCAGGCCAACAAGAACTTCCTGTTGAAG GGTAAGATTGGTCCTCTAAGTTCATCAATAGCATTAGCATTCAAGTCATGGTGGAAACCTTCCTTTACTTTCAGCATTTCAG CTACTCGAGATCGTTTGACTGGATCGAACTCCTGTGGGTTTGGCATTCGTGTTGAGCATCTAAGAGAAGCCAG CTACCAGAGAGCTGATCCAAATTTCGTGATGCTGACACCCAACAAGGAGCACCTAGCAGAGGGCATGGCGTGGAAGACTGGGAAAAGGCCGATGCTGCAGGCCGATGTCAACGCCGGAAACTTTTCCGGCTTACCAAAGGAGTTGAGACCCTTCGAGAAGATCTTATAG